The Pelodiscus sinensis isolate JC-2024 chromosome 4, ASM4963464v1, whole genome shotgun sequence genomic sequence atgatgacgtcacggccattgacggccgagcagacgggggcgccaatcgcgccttccacctagggcgccagctgctgcagccggcctcaggccactcctgcttaggagtacttgagagaagtctgggaggtacatcaacagaactgaaatttggagaaaactgaatttttgttttaagttttacagcactttattatttttgtactttttacacccaaaaatttcatcacctgcacAGCTATGATTACAttgattaaacaaatgtgttgcaatggtagaaaaaaatgtgtgactgaaaactgtaagtactggggggcacttattttttttaaaaaaagagggtaCTTTttgcggggggagagagggaaaggggtactttataaaaaaaggttgagaaacactgacctagactaGCCAGTTGTAAgtcagaggcagggtggggagtAGCCTCTCTAGAAAATATAACATAAATATAAAATAGGGTCATGTGGTGCTGAGAGAGATATTGGCATGAAGAGACAACTGATGGGACCTCATGTGGCTTCTCTCTGGGAGATCTTTACATGGTCATTTTTTCTGACAGAGTTGGTAGGGGATTTGTgaatctctctccctctttcaggGAGAGCAGTGGAAGTACTTGTATAAGTGTCTCTGTAGTCCAGATAACCTGCTGTATTCTCTTTTCCCTTCACAGCTAGggatgaagaagaagaagtttATGCCTTACAATCACCAGCACAAATATTTCTTTATAAGTGAGTATTTCCACTCCTGGGCAGTACCAGCCATCACCAGAATCCTCCAATTAATGCTTCATGTTTCCacattctttttttcctctctcctagttggccccccagccctggtgcCCCTCTATTTCCAGTGGTACATATTCTACTTCACAGTGCAGCGTAGACAGTGGGTGGTGAGTATCTCCCGCTTTGCCAGACCTGGTGGTATCTCCCTCTAGTTTTCTGGATAATGTTTGGTGTGAGGAGTTGGCACTGAAATATCAGAGGGAAGGACCTGAGCCTCTAGTGGCTGGTCACCATGTTCCTCTGTGACACAGTGGCCAGGTGTTTGAGTGGTGCCAAATCCTCTGAGCTTGGGTGTCTGTCACCTAATGCATGTGTTGTTTGGTCTGTGCGGGACCAGCTCCTACTCTGGTAAGAAAGGCAGCTGTCAGGTCTCTGCTGCTGGGCAGGAATGGCAGTCAGTCAGCAAGGCTCTCTGAGTCTGTCTTCTCAAattgtggggctggagtagctctgTGGTGCCTGATCATCAGATGGCACATGTTGCTGGCTTGGGCCAGGAAGGAGGACAGTGCTTACCCTTCTGTGGCTGCCTGAGGAGGAAAACCATTGAAAGTTGAGGGGAACGGGAAAGAACAGAGTAGAAATGAGAAGAGCTGATAATGGGATTCGGTGCCTTGTCTGCCTAGGACAAGTACATTACAAAAAAAGTAGATTttctcctgggggggggaggcccctTTATCCTACTTCTCCCATTCAATTTTGGTGGTGGAGCCTCCAAGCTCCTGCTCTACAGCCCAGCATGAGAGAGCACCCAGAGcagtgtcaggctcctgggtgcctCATGTGCCACTTCTCCCTGCCTGCAGAGGCTTTATTATCTCCCCTTTACACTGTTCGGCCTTCCCTATGGCCTAGAGCCCAGACCTCCAGAGTGGACTGGACCAGGGAGAATATGGGGGATTCAGGGGAGGAGCATGGTGGGGGGTATGCTGGGACAAAAGGGAGTTATGAGGGTTGGGAGGCAAATGCAGAAAAGGAAGAGCTCTATCCTGAGATTTAGGTGCCAGGTGGATCTGATTCTTGACTGAACAGAAAAGTAGCTGAGAGGATGAAAGCAGGAAAGAGAATAAGTACCGGAGAAAAGCCTGCTGGAAAGGGAAGAGGAACAAAGAATGGTGGGAGGGAAATGAGGCAGAATAAGGCTGTCgctagcagctgctgcttttccccTTCCACCTCCAGAGTCTCTCCTTTTTACCCTCACTGCCCATTCTGGCTTCAGAGGTGAACCAGATATGACCTTTCAGCATGTGCCGCCTTTTGGCCCATGACCCGATCAGGCTGATTATGTGCTGGAGAGTGGAGGGAAGCTAAATCCTATGGGCAGTAAGGACAGGGGGGCGGGTGTCTTCAGGGCTGTATTTCAGATGGCACGTGTTGTGGGGGGCAGAACGGGAAGACTGGGATTACAGTGCTGATTTCTGGGGCTGCCAGTGCAGGTTTCTCTTTGTCTCCTCTCTGGCAGGACCTGGCCTGGATGCTGACCTTCTACATCCGATTCTTCCTCACCTACATGCCATTACTGGGGGTGAAAGGGCTCCTGGGGCTCTTTCTTCTGGTCAGGTATCACTTTCCCTACAGCCCccagtggctgctccagctcatAGCTGTTATCagtccctctgctctgcccttccTGTGTCCTCCTGTCACTTTTTCCGTCTCTCCTTTTTGTCTGCCCCATCTCTTCTGTCCATTGTGACTTCCTGGGGAGACCATTTTCCCTGTGGTGTTATCACCTGTGTGGGCCTATGGCTGTCCTTTTGGTTGGAGTCTATGGGAGGGGTTTTATCAAGCAGTGACTACTTTGGCCCAGTCTATGGGTTTGTTCCTGGGCTGTCACGGCTTAGTGGGGCATATGGGGAGTGACTGTTTTGTGTGGGTTTGTCACACAGGTTCATAGAGAGTAACTGGTTCGTGTGGGTGACGCAAATGAACCACATCCCCATGCACATCGATTACGATAAGAACGTGGACTGGTTATCTACCCAGGTATGATCCTTTCCTTCCCTGGGAGCTGAGGGTGTGTGGGTGTAAACTCCAGATTAGGTGGCACTTTGCCCTAGCTGTTAGGGGTCAGAAGGGAGCCATAGGGTATAATAGGGTTCAGTAGGGAAAGGCCTTGTGATCACCCTGGAATCTGTGGTAATGGGATGGGAGCCTGCACTCAGAAGGGCTGGCATGGTGACTGCAGGGTGATCTGGAGTGAAAGAGGCAGCTATGTCCTTCTTGCTTCTTGtgcctggctcctgtgtgaggaGGTCTCTCAGAGGAGAATTGCGACAGATTTGGCCTAATCCTGCTGGTGAGACCAGTTCAGTATTGGTTCGGACTGTGATCCCATATCCCAGAATGCCATTCTCACCCCGGCCTGGCCCCACTGTCCGCAGGAGCGAGAGCTCCCCATCCTCAGCTGAATCTGTTCCAATGAgagcagagtgaggatgaggaggAGGTACCAGGTTGTCCTACTGTTCAGGCAAATGAGAAAGGAGCATTCACAGAACCACACTCACTGCTCCCCTTTTTCCTCAGCTCCAGGCAACGTGTAATGTTCACCAGTCTCTGTTCAATGACTGGTTTAGCGGGCACCTGAACTTCCAGATCGAACATCAGTAAGTATAGGTACCGGGGTGAAGGAACATCGGTTACTATGGGGAGGGCAAAGGATCCTGTGGGGCATCAGTAAAGACAGGCACAAAGGACAGGAAATCTATGGGACAccaggcatggaggaggagagggaactGTACTGGGCACCAGATGGGCAGGAATATTCTTGGGGCCCCAGTGACTACATCCATTGAAGGAGACAGTCTGGGGGATCTGTGAGTACAGGCCCTGATTAGCGTGAGAAAGGAATGCTATagagcacaggggctgtgtctagactggcaagtttttctggaaaatcatctgcttttccggaaaaacttgccagctgtctacactggccacttgaatttccggaaaagcactgacgatctcatgtaaaatcatcagtgcttttccggaaaaactatgctgctcccatttgggcaaaagtctttttccgaaagacttttgtgcaaaagggccagtgtagacagcatagttctgttttccgcaaaaaagccccgattgtgaaaaaggcgatcggagcttttttgcggaaaaccgcgtttagattggccacggacgcttttctgcaaaaagtgctttttcggaaaagcgtcctgccaatctagacgcgcttttccgaaaatgctttcaacggaaaacttttccgttaaaagcattttcggaaattcatgccagtgtagacgtagcctaagtgatcCCAGAGCCAAGGTGGGAATAATGCATCTGTGAGGTTTGCTCCTTGTGGAAAGGCAGGAAGCCTGTGAAGCACTGAGCGAGAGGCCAGCTCCCTTGCAATGTAAATGGTGGAGTCTCTGCAACTTGAACTCTTTAACCCCGATTTGAGGACTTCACTAACTGAGCCAGAAgttaggggtctactacagaggtgggtgggtgaggttctgtgacctgcagtgtacatgtaggaggtcagactagatgatcctgACGATCCTTTCTGCCTTAAAGTTTATGAGAGCTCACTAAGactgcccccttttctccccacAGCCTTTTCCCCACAATGCCTCGACACAACTACTGGAAGGTGGCCCCCCTGGTGAAGTCCCTGTGTGCCAAGCACGACATCGAATACCAGTCTAAGCCCCTCTTCACTGCCTTTGCAGACATTGTGCAGTATGTATCAGTCAATGTAAAAATGTTGGATAGTAGCCTTTGACaagatggggacactgagcctTGTGGGAAGACAATGGCCATTGTGGGAAAGCAAGTCTGCTAGTGATGTGGGGTGGAAGGGCTACCGGTGCACAGAAGAGAGGCAGTAGAAATAGAATTGAGTGGTTCAGGGGACTGAGAATGGGATATGGACCCATTTATATCTCACCACTGGTTTGAATCAGATGCAGATAGCTAGTGTGGACATTCTACTGGAGAACCCTCCACCAGCGGCTTCTTCTCCCAGCTAGTTGACTCCCCTCTCGTCACTCTGCTATTATGCCAGCATGGGGGTCTGCTAGACAGGTCTGTCCCAAGCCTCATTCATTCCTTCTTTCTCTTTTTGTAGTTCTTATTTGCAGCCTTGAAACCTTGCTTGACCATGTCTTCTCCTTTGCTTGCCTCCTTCCTTTATATCTCCTGGTGGGTTGTTTGCTTTAACCCTCGGCTCATACAGCAGTTCCTTATGACTCCATAGTGACTTGTCCTATGCCTGTCCCAGGATCTGTAGCCTGAAGTCGCTGTGTCTTTGAGGGCCTTCCTGATACGTTCCATGCGAGAGATTTAAATATTACGCTACATTTCATTCCCCCAGCCCTCAAATGTGCTGTCTTGATCTTTAATTTCACTGTGCTGCTATATTTCATCATTTTGTTGCTAAACTAATCAGACTCCCTCTCTTTGTCCTGCAGCTCTTTGAAGGATTCTGGGGAGCTCTGGTTGGATGCCTATCTACATAAataagcagcagcagctccacataGAGGtattcccctcccttgctgcctcccagaaGACACAGCACCGAGGGCAGAGAGCTGGCTAAGCCAGAGGTGTGGAGCTGCAGAAGCTTAATTCCAGTAATGAGTGTGGGGTTTTTAAGATGTTTGTTCTTAGTCCTTCTCCTACTCCTCCTCTTTTGGCACTGAACAATAGAGAGGATGCGAAGGGAGGAGACCACCTGCCTGGAAAGAGGAGTCTGTGGGCCTGGGAATTAACACCCTTCTGTCTGGTGACATTTCATTTGCTGTGTCTGTAGGAAAGAAACCTTTTATCTAACATAGATATTTCTGAGATGCCTGGCACCTTGGTATctaacccctgccctgctctggccccatgtACGCGAATCAAGGAATCTGGCACAATCTGAGGTTGATGAAAATAGGAGTTgggtgtggggaagagggagaaatgcAAGTGTGGGGAAGAGAACTATGCGAGGGCTGTGTTGTTAAGCATCATTATGCATTTAAGAATGGCAGCCCCAGTGCAAACCTTGGAGAAGCAGGGTAGAGAAGAGAGGTCAAACCACTGGGCAAGGGCTTAGACGGCTTTGTTGGGACAAATCTGAGAAGAGAGAGACCAAACCACAGCGGAGGCACAGATGGGATGCCAGAGCTGTTCCATAGATGCGGGGTACTTGGCATGCTGTGCCAAATGGGAGTGCTGGTATATACATGccttgtgtggtttttttttgtaaaggtAGGAGGGTGGGCCCCTGGATTCCTGAGTAAATGATCATATTGCAACTTCCACTGGAGATGGCTTGAATAGCCTCCACAGCCATACTCCTAAAAGTGAAAGAGTTGATGGGCCAGTTACTGATGCTCTAAAAAGGTAGACATTAGTGCAAATGGAGCCTCTAGTCCCCCAGATGAGCCCTTAGCAGTTTAGGAAGAAAAAGACTGTATAACTAATCCATGGACCCGTGGGAGTGCACACTCGTTATACCCTGTGACTACTGAGGCGTTTGTGTATAGGGAGAGAACTCAGGGTTTTCTACATCTAAAGCACAGGATGCTCCCATGTGACCTACAGGCAAATCTTCCCCTGCTGAGGCATTAGTGTTCAGGATACCACTTGAACATGTCTAATATAgcagccagcagagggcagtggagGCATGCattacatgcacacaaacacaggCCAAATATGTTGTTCCTCTGGTTGTCTCTGGgtatgtgtgtctacactgcaataaaaagcCCACAGCACTCAGTCAGCCGGCTTGGGTGTGGAGGGCTTGGGttgtggggctaaaaatagccatgtagtTGTTTGGGCTCAGGCAAGATCCCAGGCTCCAAGACCCTCCAGTGCCCTGGCTCTTCGACTGCAGTATAGACACCCTGATAAGAAATGTGCCTCCGAGACATGCTCTGAAAGGGCATGGGCTTCACTGTAACACTGTCAAAATATGAATTAGCCTTAACAGTGTTTGCTGACACCACCTACAAGGCCTAACACCCCAACTGCCAAAGTACAAGTAGCACCTCACGTGACCTTTCCAACGGCTGCAGTTTGATCActcgctccctccctgcccccatcacttCTTTGTGTTTGCGTCACCCCTCTCCAGGGGTCCAAcctctttccttctctctttgAGGTTCTTAAATGGACAAGTGTGACTGAGGACACTCCTCATCTTTCCTGCCTTGCCCTCCCTCTGGTACCTACTGCAGCCAGCCAACAGATTTTCCCAGTGAAGGTAACAGGTGATTCAGTCTACTCCACAGACTTTGGCTGGCACAGCTGTGTCAGGGTGAGAAGGGGTGTGATCTCTGACCTGCACAACTGGGCCAGCAAAAGTCTCTAGTGCAGACACAGCTACACCAGTGAACTGGGCTTTCCTTGGCTAGCTGGTTTTTCCTGGGATAGATGAGAGGGGCTGGAATAAGCTATGCCATTACAAAGCACAGTTTTGTTGGTATAGCTGTATCTTCACATGGCAAGCTTTGCCAGGAGGGTATACCGCTGTGTGTCATGCCAGCAAAGAgctccttgtgtagacatggccctagtaTCTAAAGGGGATTGGGAAAGAAATCTAACTTTCGCTCTCTGGCCTGGGAAGAAGGCAATGTCACCTCACCTTCGACAATGGCTCGGATGAgaattcatttttgtttaatgGAATTAATTAAATTGCCATTAAATCATAAATTTGAAGCATTGAATAAAGAGTGTAAATTAAATGAAATCGTCTGGGCTCTTATGGTTGTTTTCCTCTGTTCTGTCCCTTTTCTTTTCCATCATTGTCTTTCATGTGGGGGATTAGAAAGAAACCTCCCTGTTTTTCCCCCATCCCTTCCAACATAAAGGTTAATCCAGTGGGATCGACAGTCACCATGGGCCCTGAGGCAAGGTGTAGGGGTGCCCTCAGGCAGTTAGCCCGTAGCGCCACCCAGACCACAGTGCCCCCTCAGCGCCGCATGGAGcagagctctggcagcaattcaaagggacccaggctACGGCTGCTGCCACTGTGAGCTCCGGGCCCCTTCGATTCTCAGGGCTtcggggcaactgctccctttgtccCCCCACCCCTGTCGGTGGTCCTGGGTTCATCTCATCTGTGCAGCAGACGTGGCTTTCTTGGGACTGGTTTACAACTGTGGAGTGGGCTCCTACAGGAGCTAAGGGTCGTCACCTGTTCCAAGTTTAAGTTGCACTCTTGCCCTCACCAGCATAAACACAGAGCGGGACAGAATTCTATTTCCAGGCTGGGTGCTGTCCAGAACTCTGTATTTTCTCCCTCTGTCTCCCTGAAAGAGACATGCACAGTGACCCTGTGGTTCAACTCTGCAGGACACACAACATGTACTGAAGTAGCAGGCAGAGGTGGAAAAACTGAGGGGAAACTTTGAAGTGCAAAACTAAAAGGCAGACTGAGGCAAGGCAGGAAATGTTGCACGTGCTGACTCTGCTCCAGTTCACCCAGTTGTGGGATGATCTTAGAGCCGAAATAAAGTCTCATAATCTTAACTTTCTATAGCAGCTTTCATCATTCCAGGCTGTTCAGATACCACAAAAGCAAGTAATGTTGACACTTTCTGTATAACTTCCAACAGAgcctcaggctttgtctacactgaacagTTCAAAGTGCAGCCACGGCAGCACttaaaactgaaagtgtggccaccgCACAAGCGCTGAGAGAGAGCTCTGCTAGCGCTCTGTGTAAACCATCTCTacgaggggagtagctaacagtgctgagAGCCTGGTTCACATTTGTGGCTTTACAGCATTGTAACTTGCAGCGCATGgagagggtgttttttcacacccttgaacCAGAAAGATACGGCGCTGTAGAGCatcagtgtagacttggcctcagtTTCAAAAGATCTCATCTAAAATTTTTAACAAAGTATTTTCCTTTTTGTGACAATCCACTGGCTTTCATGTCTTTAAAGATGCCTGGGACGTGTTATCCTGGCATGCCATACATTCCAGAAGAGTCCTGGAATCATTGACCTCCCAGAATTATTGCATTGTTGCTGGTCTCCGGTTATAAGACAcagagtgggtgaggtaatatcttttactgggccaacatctgttggggaaagagacaaactttcaatATGCActgagctctttttcaggtcacCCCAGCCTTCAAGAGGATcactgtgtagcttgaaagcatCTCTTTCACCAACAACAGATATTATTTTGCCTTGTCTGTtccagaataaacttaaaaaacaatgaatagtctagcagcaccttaaagactaacaaaacaggtaggtGCTGCTAGacgacaggcagtccccgagttacgtacaagatagggactgtaggtttgttcttaagttgaatttgtatgtaagtcggaactggtacatattgtagg encodes the following:
- the LOC102460779 gene encoding acyl-CoA (8-3)-desaturase isoform X4; the encoded protein is MAFHLDKALVRKYMSSLLIGELAPDQPSSEPSKNELLVEDFRELRTTVERMGLLQPNHLFFFLLLLHILLLDAAAWLTIWYFGSSLLPFLFSALLLGTVQAQAGWLQHDFGHLSVFSKSKWNHLVHKFVIGHLKGAPASWWNHLHFQHHAKPNCFRKDPDVNMHPLFFALGKTLSVELGMKKKKFMPYNHQHKYFFIIGPPALVPLYFQWYIFYFTVQRRQWVDLAWMLTFYIRFFLTYMPLLGVKGLLGLFLLVRFIESNWFVWVTQMNHIPMHIDYDKNVDWLSTQLQATCNVHQSLFNDWFSGHLNFQIEHHLFPTMPRHNYWKVAPLVKSLCAKHDIEYQSKPLFTAFADIVHSLKDSGELWLDAYLHK
- the LOC102460779 gene encoding acyl-CoA (8-3)-desaturase isoform X3 — protein: MAEAPDPSPTHWPDAFMAFHLDKALVRKYMSSLLIGELAPDQPSSEPSKNELLVEDFRELRTTVERMGLLQPNHLFFFLLLLHILLLDAAAWLTIWYFGSSLLPFLFSALLLGTVQAQAGWLQHDFGHLSVFSKSKWNHLVHKFVIGHLKGAPASWWNHLHFQHHAKPNCFRKDPDVNMHPLFFALGKTLSVELGMKKKKFMPYNHQHKYFFIIGPPALVPLYFQWYIFYFTVQRRQWVDLAWMLTFYIRFFLTYMPLLGVKGLLGLFLLVRFIESNWFVWVTQMNHIPMHIDYDKNVDWLSTQLQATCNVHQSLFNDWFSGHLNFQIEHHLFPTMPRHNYWKVAPLVKSLCAKHDIEYQSKPLFTAFADIVHSLKDSGELWLDAYLHK